AGACTCAAGTTTCGCAAGAAGGTGATTTGGCTAAAGAGTGCAGAGTGTAAGTTGGTATTTAATATCAATATGTGAGGCTATGCATGCATCGTCATTTCAGTCCAAAAAATATGCTTGGAAATACCCCTTCATTTAAGGACTAAAAATTGGTCAACAAGGAGTCTGTCTTACTATTTCGAAGCACGCTTCTTACATCTACTTTAAAGCTGCGGTGCACCTTGAAAATACaaagtttttcttctttcattgTTGAATGAAGACAAAGCAAATCTGGCAAAGCAAACCTGCCAAGCTGTGACCCTTGCATGTGAATTTAGTGCGTGAGCGAGAGAACCCACTCTCATCTATAAAAAACGAGAGTTTGAATAAGCTAAAGCGTGCAACGTAGACAGTGTTGATGgaaaaaacgcacgcggaagcaacacacaatcacgaatcaactacggaaaataaacaacacaagatttaacgtggttcggtcgccaactgcaacctacatccacacgggcaactattaggttttcattttgtcctgttgcacaccaattacaagtacaatgatctctttaaatagataTTATAAAAGGGACATAATGATTAAGTCCAcccactaaacatggtgtctagtcaacccaacccaattggtcctggcttcatacccaacaatctcccacttgaagccacgaaacaatgttcacctgcgcttcaattgtgtacatggtgtcttgtcagcccaactcaattggtcttgacttcatacccaacaatctcccacttgaagtcacggaacaatgttcacctctagttgccaccaaccttcttaatcattttgaagacttcgttaaaactcccctaagtttcaacacgtcagtcACTGACCCGTTCTCTTTTCCTACCGACTCCCACTTACATGAATTGCCGGATCCTGGAACAACTTGAGAACAAACACTCTTcatattcaacaagaaattttctggagaagtttcaacagctggaatactggttctcctaacccactgtcGTCTAGGAACCTCAGCTGAAGCACAATCCGTGCTCCCACTGCCACAAGTACCTCTAactggtctacctgaacctttccatgctcgttcatcctgaatctgacctgtggctctgagtttctctcttgtaaagacaaccctcttctgcccacgagatTTTGTGAACtggactttgtttatcttctgaactggGATGATCACTCCCTCAGACACGGTAATCCGACCATATACAACTAACCTCTCTTTTTTCCGCAGGtcatgacaagatttcccttgacgacattccactgctgatttccgaactgcacttcatgtccctgttcgtccaactacctaacagaaatcaaacttttcctcaagcttggaacaactctgacatccttcaaagtccataaaccaactggtgtcttcaacactatgtcacccatgcctgtaacatcaagagttttgttgtccgctagtcttacctttccaaagtctccaataactagattctacaatgcttcagaatccatgacccaggaatccacactgTTATCCGCGCAACAGACTAAGAGGTCCTCGTCTGCGGAATCTTCTACAATGTTAACTTgtttatcatttgggcattgattcctgaaatgccccacctccttGCAGTTACAACATGTTACACTTAAGCAATCCCGAGTGTTTGACTGACTCCTTCCtttgttcttgctcccactatctctgatatttttcttacctctgatgacatatagcgattcactagatGATTCCCCATAACTCCTTCTTCGGACGTCTTtgccaagaatgagatcacgaatcttctcaaaagtgaatcaATCGGATCCCGTTGAACTGGTAACTGCTGTAACCGTTCTGAACCAACTGTCAGGCAAAGACGATAACAGTAGTAAATCTTGAAtttcatcatcgaacttaatgcccactgacataagtctggctaagatcgaattcattttattgatgtgctcagtaactgaacTCGCAAATCCTTAATTTGAATTTTCCACCAACTGAAATTTGTACCATCGAATTTTTAATTCGGAACTTCCCGTCTTCTGCCATCTCAAACGACTAGTCGAGATACTCGGTACAACTAATTTCAGATTTTggtaatcttttttttttttaaaatcaaaaccacaaaaattgcaccacCCAAAATCACTCACCCACAGACCTGGTCGCAGTCCCCACTGCACTGACGCTCTGCACCACCACCGTCGCTAGTCACCGCTGTTGTGGAGCAGATTTTGGAGCCTCCTCCTTGCACCGCTGTGAAACCCTAAGCCTTGGGACGCTATTGTAGCCCCTgcaaaaccctagctttgggatgctGATGCCGCCTCTGctaaaccctagctttgggacacTAATGTCGCCTCTGCGAAACTTTAACTTTGGGACACTACTGCAACTGCAATTTTCACGTCTCGTCGATTAATTTCTGCTGatcggatctctagtgtgtaaacgaaccaaggctcttgataccacttgatggaaaaaatgcacgcggaagcaacatacaatcacgaatcaaatacagaaaataaacaacacaagatttaacgtggttcggtcgccaactgcaacctacatccacacgggcaactattaggttttcattctgttctgttgcacaccaattacaagtacaatgatctctttaaatagagattataaaagggacaTAATGATTAAACCCACCCACTAAACATGGTgcctagtcagcccaacccaattggtcttggcttcatacccaacaagtGTCTCTAGAGAGAACCCATCCTCAAAGCATTGATCTCCTCAATCTCTATGGGTAAcaaataattacattttttgtTCTAAGATATAATTTAATGTAGTTTTTTAGAGATAATTtaagtattattgtttattaaaaTTGAACCTTTATTTAAAGAATTTGTGCGATACAAATTAAGATAGATTATGAAGGTGAAATTTAATTGAGTgaaggaaaaataataaattaatttgttaagaaatgtttctcttttaaataatttttcgtATTAGTTAATTTCTATCcgtcattattatatataattttatatatggtAATAAAAAAaggtgtctcattttatttaatattcaatgTTTTAAGAATCTGTAAAGGTTTTGTAGATTCAATTCTTTATTGTTATAATATTAGTAAGTTTTGATGTGTGTTTTAACTCTCTCCAAGGCTTCATACATACTACAGATATTTGTGTTATTTCACATTTTCAGATTTGTgctaaataaactttttttttctttagtatGATTATCTTCCTTAGTTTTTGGTCTTTCGGTTAAGCCATTTCAGTTTCATGCACAAATATTTTCTTACATAAAatcatgttatttttaattaattttttatttttcaaacatattaaaagttaaaaaataaataaaaaattggtacATGAATGTGTGTTTCACGTCAAGTACTTATTTTATTGTGAATGATTGGGTTTTGGTTTCATCCATGCTTTttccaattaattttttatattataaacttattaaaattttaaaaaatgaaaatagtttTTTGGCACATCATGTTGAGTTGTGCAGGTCAATTCCTGATTTTTAGAAAATCTTATAGGAAATATAATGAATGAatcataaactaaacatacttTCAAATATATGCATTGCAGTACCAGGTACCATTCCATTCATTCTTCCATACATTGCTACGAGAGTGTATAAGAACTCCcttccatatttttttcttttatatttacggtgttgatgagcatatatttattcacactcactagccttattcatagattattagactataatagtaaataaatccattgttttcattaatattcttataattgggtttatttgagccttaactattattattgttaattttgtgtttttagagtaaattatccggaggaagcatctacctttgtgaatgggccaaatatgcaaaagtccaagttacTTCTTGAACCAGGAAACAAATTTTGAGGAgaataaagagaaaataaaatctacaatatctcagaaacagaattggaagcaaatcttctacaaagtacaagaattctggaaagatggaaacttggaaactattaacaaaatataaactacaatattttcccaaaatccttggagcagaaaagcctataaaaggacacaagcatcaaggagaaaagggggagcttcatagggttttcttagtttattttcttctttgtaattcttttgttttgcctccacatggaaggctaaacctttttggttgattcttttgtaacttcccattgagttctgaggttttgttcaataaaagtttcgatttttaattctctatagcagttgtttttattgtctaatctcctggaaaactagtttttgtgagaggttgtacttgaacgcatgatttgtcttccttgtcttaaactttggtttcttaattagttcgcattgttctaattaatttcttggacgcatgattcaagagagagaaggtaagcattcccatggagtatacgcatggaacaaagtgggtattgattaaaccagtagacgcatgttttactagtgagtttcaattgaatcagatcggcacatgttcaatctggtttagctctgttggaggattgagaaaagattaatctttagagaacttgtgaagaattcaatggtggaagaacttggggatcaatcgcttttttattttctatttaaatctcttttatattttctgcataaCTATCTTAAgcccctttttattattattgttattactaacttttattgcttgtaGATAAATTCTAAACAATGATctactgattttactattggattcattgggagacgacttggggtcatctgaccacaattatactatcatttctctagtgttagacaagtctacgctagaatcatattaatttgacagcaaaacgacattTATCAGATGTATATGGATTCCTGGTATTCTGGTGGAAGTTCTTCGAACACTAAGAAAGAACCTATTATCAGAGATATGGTTCATGAATTCAGTGAAGATGATGAACAAGAGGAGTACATTACGGAGGAACAAACCTTCCCAACTTCATCCAACGACAATGTTCAATCATTTAGTCGTACAACCCACAATATACATTTTGACCTTTCGAAAGGCACGTCTTTCAAATCAAAGGAGTCAACTTTGAATGCAATCAAACAATACCACATTGCTTAGGGTTACAACTTTATGGTGGTGGAATCAAAGCCGAATAAATATACTGCACGTTGCATTCATTACAACAACGGTTGCCAATGGCGCATCCGAGCCTCTTTTACAAAAATTCAACAACAATGGgaaatcaaaaaaatttaagCTTCTCACACCTGTTTAAACACATATGTTCAGTTGatcaaaaaaatttagattCAAGCCAAATAGCATCCTTCGTCGTTAACTCCGTCAAAGCGAATCCATCCATTCCgataaaaactataattatgGAAATAAAGAATCGACTTGGTTATTTGGTGACGTATAAAAAAACAACGGTAGCCAAACAAAAGGCTCTTGCAATGGAGTTCGGTGATTGGGACGAATCATATAATCATCTTCCAAGGTGGTTGCAAGTTGTACAAGACAGTGTCCCTGGAACTGTAGTGCAATATATTACTCGTCCGTATGTTGTTGATGGTGTTCAAGATGAATCTAATTACATCTTAGAACGTGTGTTCTGGTCGTTCAAGCCATGCATTGAAGGGTTCAAATATTGCAAACCCATAGTTCAAGTTGATGGCCAATTCTTGACTGGAAAATATCACGACACTTTATTGACTGCCATCGGTCAAGATGGGAATCAGAACATTTTTCCGTTAGCTTTCGCCATTGTTGAAGGTGAAACAAAGGAAGTCCTTATATGGTTTTTCCAATTGTTACAAGCATATGTCACACCTCAGTCAAATTTATGCATGACTACGGATAGAGGAACAACAATATTATCAACATTACAATCTCCAAAAGTTGTTTCCGAAGAAGATGGTTTAACCTTAGTGTATTGCATACGTCATATAACATCCAATTTCAATAAGAGGTTTAAAAATGTTGACTTAAAGCGGAAACTAATCAACATGGGTAAACATTTCTTAACTTCAATCACACACTTCAAACATTTCACAACATTTTCTGTTAATATCTTTTTTGAAATTGTTACAGGTTATGAAATGAAGCAGCTAACTCTACAAGCAAAGTTATCGGCTATGCAAGCAGAATTTCCACAGGCAGTCTCTTAGATTGATCAAATACCATTGGAAAAATGGACACAAGCCTATGACGGGGGCAAGAGGTACGAGCACATGACAACAAATCTTGCTGAAAGCATCAACTCCGTTTTGAAAGGGGCCCGATCCTTACCGATTTGTGCATCAACTCCGTGTTGAACAAGCGACCAAAATACAATGCATGTTGCGAGTCGAACATAAATTCCCAGAAGATATAGTCGCTCTGCCACGAAAGAATGAAGCACAATCTGCTATGTGTCATGTGCAAAGATATGACCGAGAAAATTCAATCTTTGACGTAGAAGATATGCTGACTATCGAACATCGACTCTACCCAATGACATACACAgttaaattaaatgaatggTGGTGTGATTGTGGGGAATTTCAAGCTATACATCTGCCTTGTCCACATGTAATTATTGTTTGCTCATTTTGTCATTTACAGGTAACAACATTTGTGGCCCCAATATACCGTCTGCACAATATTTTAAAGGCTTATGAGGTCCAATTTAATCCAGTTTGAAATCAGGATTATTGATTTACTTACACGGGACCAAATTTCTTACCTGACCCCATCATGTGTCGACATAAATCAGGAAGACCTAACACTCAACACATTCGTAATGAAATGGATGATTCAATTCCAAATAAGTCAAAAATATGTTCATATTGTAGAACTGAAGGTCACAATAGAAGCAATTGTCCGCACATACaaacttaataataaaattcaattcaagtttgattattaattttctcattttctttatctatgtatttattcattcataacactcttagaacattcattttctttagctatgtatttattcattcgattcaaacatgatccataaacgattattcattttttgttccttaaaactaacgcTCCTAGAAAGTTATGtatcatattaatttttaacattacataacttactacctaatatataaacaataaaatttaaaaataaaataaaataatgacgtggcagaagtcgtgccaagttgacacgacttcggtatgacatgacagagtcgtgtcaaattgggacgagttgtgcatatgaagtcgtgccataTTAACACAACTTACccaaatttgtaatattttttagatttaattatctcattcgtccctatatttagggtcaatattcaatttggtaccgtggtttttaaaaaaatcaatttggtccctatgttttttaaaatgtatccaaattgGTCATTTCCGTTAAGTCCCTCCTAACAGCGTCAGTTCTTGCTTACGTGGCAGAGAGAGAATGTCTATGTGGCGGAGAGAGTGTTTATATAGAGAGAGTGTGTTTATGTGGAGAGAGAGTATTTATGTGGAGAGAGATGTGAAATTaagagttattattattattattattaatattgttattattattattatagttattattattactattattattattactattattattattattattattaatgttattattattactattattattattattattattattattattgttgctgctgttattattattaataataataaaaataataataaaaatagtaataataataataatattaataaaaataatattaatattaagaataataataaaaatactattaatatgaatattaagaaaaataatattaatattaagaaaaataatattaatattaatattaagaaaaataatattaatattattattaagaaaaataatattaatattattattaagaaaaataatattaataataataataatagtaataattataatattaatattaagaaaattaatattaatattaagaataataatattaatattattattctctCACATAAACACCCTTTCGCCACTTAAGCAATACCTAAGGTGAAACTTAACGGAAAGAACcaatttgaatacattttaaaaaatatagagatcaaattaatttttttaaaaaccatagTACCAAATTGAATATTGACTCAAAATATAAggacgaataaggtaattaaatctattttttaaacGGATCATtttggaaaaaagaaaaaaaataaccccaggTTGGTAAAAAAACCCTGAATTTGATTTGGTCAAAAAAGTGAACCAGCAGAATTAATGCACCAAATTTTAGCTTTTAACTGCTCGCCAATTTAACAATTTCTCTCTCCTATCAATTTGATCAAAACCGTGACTACTGCACTTTTTGCTTCACTTTTCAATCAACCTGGAACACCATTTTGTTTTCAATTGATTTGCCAATTCCAGCCAGCACTATATtggaattgaaattgaaagttgCACCAAAACAACTAATttcacaagtattaatttagaATGGTAATCTGTTTTCAGATTCAACAAACACCAGTAGCTTCGGATCACAAGCAAATTTCAGATTTTCAAATCAAATTGCAATTCATTTTTTCTGCATATGGAAACCATGCTCCAATTTCACCGTTTTAATTTGCCATGTAAGTCAACTAACTATTGAAAAGCATTTTCCAGATTCACCAAATTTCACGTAAATAAACTGCACCTCAATTCCaaacaacaaattcaatttGCAAATCACCAGATTAAATTTCAACTAGCGCAAGAAGAAAATACTGCACTGAATCTCAGCAGGTTTGTATGTCCAGCAGCGGCTTAGACTTTGCTGCAGCTTCAAACAAAATTTGCACAGAAACTTACATGGCAGATTAGCTACTGCTTTTAGTTTTCAAACAGCACAAGAAATACTGCACCACTGCACCAGCTAATTCGGCTAAAATCTGCAGTAGAACTTTGTACCAAGGTTCATAAAATAGCAATCAATTTCATTACTGGTCCAAAGTTTTGGATGAAtcattttcacaaacactttATCTGCTTGTTCTGAAAATTGTATGGCATTGAATTTCCAGTGAAACAACAACGAACAATTCGACTAGATTTCGCACCAACCACAGATTCAAATTCGTGCAACATGTTTTCAGAAAACCAAAATCGCGCCAAAATCTGTAAAAGATGAACGGATTTTCAAGATCTGTTTCAAATTTACAAACAGAACAAATTCTGCTATTCGCACCACTGGAATTGCTCTTTGCACTCAACAAATATTTCGGAAAATTTTCGAAAACGAGTTTTGGAGAAGATGACAATGGAAACgtatttaaaaatgataataatctAGTAGTAATTTAAgaactaaaaaatgaaaataaaaaaaatactaagagTTATAATTTATGTGATTCTTTTTTAAGTTCAACTAATTTGGTTTATGAcaaatttaaactaaacatgATTATAGAcaaaatatttatgattataatcaaaattactcaattataaaaaaatttcataaaatgaatgtaatgaaaatttaataaaattcaaagcaatatacaaatatgaactcaaaacaCTTAAAAGCACATATACAAAAAATTCAAGTAAGaacaataaatttgaaaaaaaaatcaaattcaatcgtgataatatatttttgaatttcttataaaaaatagttCATATTAAGGCGagtgttaaaaaatattttgtaaaccTCTTTTTTGACCCTCAAGAAATAAATTATCTTCTAAATTTGGAGACTCATCTCAAATATTTCAAGATATGCTTTCTTCTCAATTGAATGAATACGGATATTCTTTCTACtaagaataattaataatatttctaaaaatttaaataagattcaattgaaaatggacttcaaatttaattaattctgtattttttttatagttttaaagcacaaattcacaaaaaaaataacatttatattcataatttaatttatattctaaaaaatatatttttcaattttataagaaCGTTTATAATTAAgtcacaataattttttttgatatTGTCATAATTAATTTGCTAAATTTTCCAGAAAAactatttaaattcaaatttttttgtatttttaattttaaaattttagtttttatatttttatttaaacttttgtcaatgtgttatttttttaaaactagaaTAAGTTATGCAAGTATCATTTTCAGCTTCAACCCTTAACATATAAGTGAGTTGATTGtcgttttattaaaaaaaaaattaaggagatgaatatgtttaaaaatgaaaaggttGTGATTTTCATTTAAATAACTTAACAGGAGATCAAGtatatattttaagattaaagtgtcaGTATTATTTAGCATCTAGGAAGATAAGTGTAATTTTCTCTTATCTATTTCCATCCAAGTTTATGCGAgtgttttgagttttttttcccttaattatctttttcgttgcttattttattttattcgaTCTTCCTATTAACAACAAGTTTAATAAagtctttaatttttaaatatgtaacAATTTTTTCATCTAATTAGAAGTaaaatcactacaaaaaaaacaaatattgatagttttaatttttatatataatttataaaagtaaTATCATCAAATTTAATCTATAAAAAGAGTCCTATCCTATggttacatttttaaaaataaaaataaaataatttgattgaaTATTGTTGagtttttatatcttttattaataaaagaattaaatttaaaataaataaataaatagtagaAAAAAgggattatttttttaatttttgtagtttttcaatgatttttttatatgcaCTTATACTCTTACAAGTTATTGAAAACCAGTTAAAAGTGTTTGTTTACAATTTTCAAGTATCTAGAGTAAAAAACAGTGGATgggaaaaagggttttgaaaaATGGGGTTGGATGTTGAATGATTTAGTTTGGTCTTAAATGGCCATCATTTAACCTATTTTCACCCACATTGTAATCTACTCTTCCTTGTGATCAACCCTGGCAAAAACAATTGGGTGATAACCAAAGCAGGAGCAAGAACATGGAGCAACAAAACCCACAAGAAAACACACCCTTCATTACTTCTCCATTTGGTTTCAGCAATAAAATTCAGTTACTATAACAAAAACTGTTGGCATTCCAATCATCCTCTTTTTCACGTCTTCAAACAACGCTCTAAATATACGCCACGTGTATGTTCTAGATATCTCTCCGCCACGCTGGCAATCCTCATACCACTCTCTCCACCAATAGCATGCAATATATATCCAGAAGATATTGTCCCCTTCGCTATTTATAAAACGTTCCC
The sequence above is a segment of the Phaseolus vulgaris cultivar G19833 chromosome 2, P. vulgaris v2.0, whole genome shotgun sequence genome. Coding sequences within it:
- the LOC137809228 gene encoding uncharacterized protein, with translation MDSWYSGGSSSNTKKEPIIRDMVHEFSEDDEQEEYITEEQTFPTSSNDNVQSFSRTTHNIHFDLSKVDQKNLDSSQIASFVVNSVKANPSIPIKTIIMEIKNRLGYLVTYKKTTVAKQKALAMEFGDWDESYNHLPRWLQVVQDSVPGTVVQYITRPYVVDGVQDESNYILERVFWSFKPCIEGFKYCKPIVQVDGQFLTGKYHDTLLTAIGQDGNQNIFPLAFAIVEGETKEVLIWFFQLLQAYVTPQSNLCMTTDRGTTILSTLQSPKVVSEEDGLTLVYCIRHITSNFNKRFKNVDLKRKLINMGYEMKQLTLQAKLSAMQAEFPQAVS